The Salarias fasciatus unplaced genomic scaffold, fSalaFa1.1, whole genome shotgun sequence DNA window ATCATCTACACTGCTCATTCCTGTAGTATGACTGAAGGATTGATTGGGAATAGGTAACTGTTaccccacacttcaacacaatatGTGAAGTTTGTTAGTATGAGGGAACAGTATAATGTACTGCATTTCCATCAAGGTATGATCTTACTTTATTTCAAATTGAAAGGCTTTCAGTGGTCcttgttttcatgtgtctgGCGTGGGCTGTCTCTGATTATTTACCGTCAGTTGTTACGCCTAGAAATTTCTTCTCCTCAAAAGCAGTGTGGACGACAATCCCGAAATTTTGAGACCAGTGAGACCAGGCCATTCTGCTCACCTGTGCGTGCACGTCACTGTTTACAGCTCTCAGCATCGCTCAAACTTTCCATCGCAGGCTTCCCTAAAGGTTTCTACAATGTCAGACTTGAAAGCGGAGCTCACAGGGTAATTCAATATTCGTACACATGCGCAGCCAGCTGACCTAGCCAGGTGCAGCACATTGAATGCCTTCACCAGATTGATTGACCGGAAAGCCACAGAAGGAAAAACTCTCCATGCCACCTTTAACATAGTCAATTTGGACTCTGTTTATTGTTATCTGTGGTTCTGAGTTGTCTTCAACATTTCCAAACATCTTTGCTTTAGTcttataagaaataaaaaggtGTGGCTTTGATGATAAGCAcggcctttcttttttttctttcagaattgTTTATTGTGGGATGATAAATACTAAAAGGCAAAATATCCAAATATATTTGTCTGAATCAGTGGTGTTCAAAGGGAGGGATTACCTATGAGGAGACTTAGTGTCTCTAAATGACCATAAATGTGAccgattgtgtttgtttgtctctttgtttcctctgtgatggacagatgacctgttcagggtcaaACCTGACTTCACTGATTGTGATCTGTGATGATCTCCAATGCCTCATGACTTTCAGTTGAACACAGTGAAACTGAGGAtggatgaaaacaggaaaacaatacATAAAGGCTTTTTTAACTCAAGATTAAAGGATAAGTATGGTTAatacagttttcacattgtttatagaatgaagtacaatacactcacccagaaggcttttctgatccgaacagtgctggggaggctgtggttcagtggggacaGCAGTTGTCTTGCAATTGAGAGGTtcttagttcgattcctgtctctgcatgccaaagtgtccttgggcaaaacactgaaccccaaattgcccccagtggatggactgagcgccttgcatggcagccgcctccactggtgtgtgaatgtgtgtgtgaatgggtgaatgtgataatgcagtgtaaagtgctttggcctctgtcaatgcagtgtaaaagtgctatataagtgtagaccatttaccatttctggagaaatttagatccaaaatggagcggcgcacatccgtatactgttagcagatgaGGCGCCGCAGCCagaacggctttaatcgtccaaaaactcattagtttcaccaatatttcatcatggttcGTTCACACCTCTCTTCCACGACAGCCCAGTGTCGTGAGAtgtgtcatatatgcagatatatgttcgatttgaatttactacttggcgtgcacgcgtatctagacacctacatctagatatctacgTCTATATGTCTGGGCGTTAATGTGACGTCAGCGGGAGCTACGGAAACCGcggtgttgttgtgtgtgttatttcGACTGCCAATGCTAACGATGCAACTTGAGGCTACACACTGTGCTTTTGcgaaagagaaaatcattcaaagttctcgtccacaacatcttcatccgacagatattcGCCCATTTTACACtttactggaaaaaaagcactgtgtgtagcctcaggttgccccagaaacaatgagccgtactgcgcatgcgtGTAGCAGccataaacaaagctttcaggtcagaggtcaacaaaacaaccaaaacatttatctctgcaatatgcttgaaagaagtccagaggcatttggcagcgtgaggatgtttattccaagagtaGGTATCAGAAACATGTGTTAATTTTGACTAATTAATGAATCCAGAACAATCAGTCTCAATCAAAAATTCATGAAGTTCCTCTGAatctaaatatgaaaatatgaaacaaaacattGCAATAGAAACTGCTGATGATTAAGAGGCAAATTCATTGGGTTCCATATCTATAGaattttcaatatttaatcAATTATGATTTAAAAAGCAAAGTACCTGTGAATTTTGACAACAAATAAGACATGAGGAAAAAATAATGGATGATTTCTAGTTGAAAAAGATCATCAGTTTCATATAAACTGCTCCAGTCTGTCtgagaaacactgctgtttgGTTCCAGCTATCATACGGCAAATAACATAAACCAATGTCTGTAGTTTACATGGTGAAAATCAGGTGACCACTGAAGGTGTTGTGGTGATTTACATTATCGTAAATTCTGGCATTCTTCCCAAGACGCACAAACACAACGTCTCTGACCTCTAATAACAACGTGACTCCGGTAGCAGAACTCCCATAACCAGAAGGCTGAAGTTCGTATGCCATGAAAACTTGCTGCCCGTTCTTCACAATATGAGCACCTGAAGCATGTGATGCATGTCCAAATGCACCAACATGTATCTCAAAGTGGTAGACTCCTCTCACTGGTGCTAtgaaaaaacctgcaaaacacAATTAGATGTTGACAACACGTGGGGTCTTTGAACATTTGGTGAAAATAATCAACAAGAAATGATAAATTCAGATAATATTTCTCATATGCAGTGTTACATAATTAAATCTataacattaaaaagaaatgaaaaagaatcaAACTCACATCTATCTAATTGACTACAGATAAGCTGATTCTGGTTTTCATTCACAGTGTAATTCTTCTGGCCTTTCTTTTCTGAAAGATGAGGACTGACACTGTGGAACATGGAGCATTTTCTGCTAGATCTGTTTCAACAATGACTTCAAAAAGTTAGTGTTGCACTGATGCCGATACTAGTATTGGGAGGGGCCCCGATATGACACTAAAGCGCTGGCATCAGTATCGGTGATTATGAACAAATAACGCATGGATTTCAAAAAAACTCTTGAGCTTTTCTAcaatgaatagaatagaatataatGTCTTTATTGTCGTTGTAACAAGTTTTTAGACATTTAACTGACAGAGAAATAAAAGTTCAGATATATATTTTCATACCGTATTTTTCAGGATATAAAACttacttaaaggggctgtatcatgcttttttagctagtccaaaccctagaaatggcattaacatggtaatagtttatttttggcgctaaggaaaagtcattttgtgtgaaataaaagattttctggggctaattctgaaaccaggaagagaaaacgctccgtttcactgaaaatcccgcctctccccctgtggactttgactgacagctacttcaaccaatcagcacttcaaaacaaatacgctggctcgctttagctctttagctctagcttctccgcacgcaaaaacatcttttcctgtgagaaactcaccaagcgcagacccttcagaccctttaGACTCtagctcttgcttgactgttgctttcagatgatggtcaaagtttatcctcgaaatcggagttacaaaaagcagcaacgctgattgccgagggcctgcgggaggggggctcaggggagccatcttcacagtgtgacgtgaatgtgggaaaacagagcgttttcacgggtgcgggaggggctgcctctctgagcagcacaaacactagaaaagcttaaacacgcgggcacaaaggaaaaaaacgctttgggggtgttttaggtgagtacataactatataacaaggttaaaacatacaaaaagtgaattttgcatgatacagcccctttaaaatccTATATTTTCTCAACAATTGACAGCGTGCCTTATAATCCGGTGCGCTTCATGCATAAAACGCGCTGCCACCGTAGTCAGGAACCTCTCAGTGTGGTGTGTACTGGTTGACGGTGACACCAGGTGAGGTGGTGGTAGTACAACCATTAGGAAGAAgatgctgaagctgcagaacttgtaagtgtgtgtgggagaagtggagagagagcagcctctcagctgtttttttttttttttttttttttttggctagaCCAATATTTGCTATagtgttgccatggttacatCCACAGTAAGTTCTGAAGCTTAATAAACCAGCATTATGACAGCCAAGTGTCTTCCTTTCAGCCGGACAGCTGGACGTTACTTTATTTTTGCCCAGTGCGCCTTATAGTCTGATACATCAATTCTATGAACACAGAGCCAATATTGACACGTTCATTGGTATTACGCCTGATAATCCGGTGAACCTTATGGCCCCAAAAACATGATATGTAGCAAATAGGGAGAAAATGAGCTGGTAGTGCAGCAGCAATGAGTAAAGGCACATCAAGAGGCCCCCATGTGGTGGCCAAGATGGAGGATGCGACAGTtcttaagaaagaaagaaagaaagaaagagaaaaaaaatactcttttgtttttttcaagcgGCGTGGTATCGGTACGGTATCAACATTGGCCGATACTGCAGAGCTGGGTATTGGAATCAGTATCGGGGACTAAAATGGTATTgtaacacacaacacaacatagTTATCGGAGTtctctgtttcagtgtgtaaaCTTGGTTACCTGTATTAGGGTTGTAGGCATTTCCAATATTTGTCACAACATATCTGAAGACCAGAGTTGTTTGAGTGTTAAATGGTCCGATGTATTTTTCTCCTGAAGCCACCACGGAGGCTGAAAACGCCACTTTCTTTActatgagagagaaaaaataatccTTCTGTTAAAGTATGTAACTTAAAAGCAGAGACATTGCAGTGAAGATGAGCTTGTTTCTACAGTCACAAACCTTCCCCGTCTCTCCTCAGAGCCTCCACATGGttttctgtgatgtttgctctggATTTAATGGTCACCAGTTCTCCAGTTAGAGCTGAAAGTCAACACAAGAACACAGGTCGCATGTTGGAAACTGCAGCTATAAAGTCCCATTTGGAGGAAATACCTTTCAGTGTCTATTTGTACATATATTcctcatttaaaataaaattctgaTTAATAATTGTAACTTGCTGTTGCTATTTGCAACTCCAGTTGTCTGTCCTTTGCTGcaagtgctaaaaaaaaatcaaaaactcaCTAACGCAGAAAACAAtcaatggcccagtttacatgggtattttttcaatccaattgaaaacaattgtCTTAAATGCATTTGTGATCCACATttaatcctcgtttacaagaaccccgggtgaagcggattatacggcGTCCTCCCAAATGAACGACAAAACTGTGACATGAGCAGAAAGTCTCTCACGGAATATACAGTTTCTCATCTTTAGCTTTGCTGCCAGCAGTCCTCATCGCCAAGCAATGTGTTTGTATCTgttggatatctgctcaaatagtGTTTCAACATCTTCATGATCAGCTGCCCAAAGAGGAAGCGCTTCCCCAGCCGGAATTCCAGTGTTGAGCCCCGGTCAGCTGCGAggctccgctccgcctgccaatgttttggaataactggtttccctgttaacttgtgaccaacagatgatGAAAACCCAAAtgaaacttgtagtcgttcCAGCAAATGTCGGCTATCAACAGTTCCAGTAAATTTATAAGTTTAGTtccttttgtgagtcttattttaacatctgctgtttccagaATGTGTTCACAGAAatccgtcactcgttaacatgggaactgttgtggaatttttggtgaatcaaagccaaagatgacgagtcaaggtgttgacgctgcacaaggaggatttatttatgtttatggTAAACACTGATATTGAAGtgtgacaaaaatgaaaaggggttttactttgtctggctttactgtctccGACAGTGAGTTAGATTGTTGTtgaaattcaaatttattttgtgtctggttttctttaaattgaaattccacaacagtttggcaGCTTgtccgggatctaaatacaacataaacgaggtaagtgcaaatgtttcctctgttaaatatttaactcaggaagtaatgccttacctgtgggaatgtttgactagataaaagaactatttcagaGTTGATTGGAAATGTAAAAGCAAATTGCAAAACAAAAGAGCCAAGGATGTCCCcaaatttttgattgattcttatcaATCAATTGCTAATCATTGATTAGTAACATTTggtttgtaataataattttattatATTTGGAACTGTGACAGAGAGTTTTGGAAGAGttttctagacttggagtctcGACGGCCCTCAGGGCCATTGGCACTGAGGGTTCAGCCCTGAAGCGACCTGgttttcactcggattggatccgaGATTGACACACCGGAGAGCTTGGGGGGTATCTTCATATAGCCTCTTCACCAGGACGGGCCTGGTGCCTGTGACAGAAGCAGTGGCGTATTTACCTAGCACTGGGCCCTCATGCAGAATTCTTATATGTGCCCCCAATGCcagaaattttacatttttcagacaaaaaaaaaaaaacactgtgacgGTCCCCATCctgtggtcctcctcctcctgtctgggtcccgcctcgctcctcctcctccttcagctatTTAAGCTGACGAGTCTCACCTGTGGACGCTGCCTGCACTGCCACCTCTCCTTGGCTCCCtcgtctctctgcagcctcctcgtCCAAGgcctttttattttgcattaataaATTTGCGTTAAATCATTCATCGGCGTTTCCTCGTCCTTTTCCTGTCGGGGCTCCAGAGCAAAGCCCTGACAACACACTCTCAgatcaaggtaaaaaaaaaaaaaaaaaaaaaaaaaaaaaaaacacccatgaaagtcaaatatctgtcagtcattagaaatgctcttgtgtggaaaaaaaaaaagaagaaattaaagccgcaagcggcattggtcgggaccgagcctccccgccggccagcgactgagacgtccacccacgaacatgcaagttgttagcatctcccttcgtctaagatgtagctgttagcgtctgtcatccactaacatgtagctgttagcatctcccatccactaacatgtagctgttagcatctaccacccactaacatggagctgttagcatcttctatccactaacatggagtagttagcatctcccatctaccaacatggagtagttaccatgtcccatccactaacatggagctgttagcatctcccatccactaacatggagctgttagcatctcccatccactaacatggagtagttagcatgtcccatccactaacctggtgtagttagcatctcccatccactaacatggagtagttagcatctcccatccactaacatggagaagttggcatctcccatccactaacatggaattgttagcatctcccatccactaacatggagtagttagcatctcccatccactaacatggagctgttagcatctgtcatccactaagatggagttgttagcatgtcccgtccactaacatggagctgttagcatctcccatccactaacatggagtagttagcatctcccatccactaacatggagttcttagcatgtcccgtccactaacatggagtagttagcatctcccatccactaagatggagtagttagcatctatcatccactaacatggagtggtttgcttctcccatctgcttttgagagtcactgaatggaggcaatcagtggcagagtttgattgacagctgctgtcagctgtgtaactgcaatgcatgcccatatatggtaatgtgagttagagtggaaaGAGGACAaaattaaaggttttttttgggaaacaactgctccttgttcctttcctgtttggcaaaactgaacgaaaaatatcacgtttgataggaaatttagttgtctttcagttggtgaggctttcagagcagtcagatttttagtttggactgtagaggcctcagtttgtgagaagcgcgagatttttccccatccggctccattataactgagagcaaaaaaaatgcagagcacaCACCTTTTCTTATCTGTGaatacatacatataacatgatattttccccacttatgttacatcatcttgttcaggagaacctggtgacgctttacgtgtgctcggtttgttgataggagtcacgctttagccgcagtcgccacttgttcgaggtgctgaaaaaaggcgacttttttccttttttccccattataaaggatgagggccggagcaaggcaggatttcagacttccaactttgaacgctaataaaatccacaccgttagacttttgacaaagttgttcacaacttttgtagagaaaattgtcctctttcacgtcgcatgactcttatgtctgtgcgaCAAATGGTCTCGGAGGAGaaaattttttcgtgaggagtgattttgagcaaaatttgactttgaaagggaaatcacagacttcctgttgtatttaggtcaggggtatcagcgcgtgaattttagatctcgatgagacgaacgcgtcaacgttggtttgatatctctacgacattcctacggacCGCAGCctcaattttactgtttctaggtggcgctagagagcagatggggtcaatttttccattttatcaaatgttttgccggtcatgatgtgtgtgccaaatttggtgagttttcgtgcatgttcagggggtcaaattggggTTTGTTTCCGCGTCGGAATAATAATAcagaaacaaacggacgaaaaacaatagagaccttgccctacgggcaaggtccctaaaaagaaaagaggatgagCATTACAGCTCAGCTTCCTAACACAATCTGGTGACGGCGCACCAGAACAACAGATGAAAAGCTCTTGATCATTTAAATACACAACAGCTCTGCCTGTCTCTGCTTACCTTACAGCTGCACCTTCctggcttttctctctgcaaaTTCGTCTATCAGGTCCTTgatctcttcctcatcttcttgTACCCCCGTGGCCCCCGCGGCCCCCTCGGCAGCGTTGAAACTGTTAGCGTCTTTCTTTATAAAGAAACCAGTTATTTTGGGgagctttgttcttttttcttgtttggcgTCACTTATTTTTCGCTTCTGAAAGccacttttctgtctctgcttctccattgttttgtctgtgacctgtctttcttcctgtatCCTTGCCCACTCAGGGCACACCGGGAGGTACCTGCTCCCACCACCCCTCCCATAAAATTAGCACAGGATAATTGATCACagaaaatttaaaatattttgttgtgACAAAAAATCAACCTTGGTTAACCATACATTTGCCCcactggcaacaattgttgccaaagtttatcactgttatttttgACTCGCAATAAAAAATCTCAAAGGTACTAATGCAACTTTTCCCACTTAAATGCTTGTAGACCACTTAGacaaaggttttcatttttaaaaaatcatttccaAGTGCTTCCTATCGCATGACATCATCTGCTTCCCGCTCCTTCCGGCTGAAGACAAGGCGGACGCAAATCTTCCTGGAAAGAGgtaattttcaaacatttcttatgATTTTCCAACAACCATATTTATAATTATTTAATCATTCGAGTCTCTAGAGTAATCCTGAACCCAAAAATTGTACCTaggataaatatttttttgttcatgggCTTATTATTCTGAGCGGCAACAAAAGTTGCCAGTGGGCACATAGCTTGTCACTAACTAAAGGGAAACACTGTCTGCAGGATTGCTCctaatttacttatttaaatTTGTAGAATGATGTACAGTGTCTCATTTTAGTCCTCTTAGAATACCCTTCATAGCTAAATAAGTTCACAGGTTTTCAAGGCCTGTGTGTTTAGAATTTTTATATGTTATCATATATCATTTTATTGctagctaacattagcttgtgtttcactgaagtaaaaaatgttgctgtgcaATTGGAGGTGTACTTCTCTTTGCACACAAGTACTTTTCATAaccaatgcccccccccccacccccacccaccccaccccccacccctggGGGTAGGATGGATGTTATTTAGCAGTATCACAGTCGAGTTTGTGATGTTTGACTACAGGTCATCATCGCTACTGCTCTTCAGTCAACCAGAGCAACTGTGATGATATCCAGACCAACATCAAAAACTAAACTGTGATATTGCTTTTCCAGAATATTCTACATATGATGCTTTAGAAAGAATGATATTGATGATTCATCAATAAAATCATATGTGAACAAAAACATGGCGCATTCTTAGATCTGTCATGCTTGCTTTGTCATTCATATAGGTCCTGGAAAAACGGGCAGGAGgatctcctctgcttccagAGGCTGGTAGCCCAGACCCTCCTCCATGGAACAAAGCCAATTAGGCAGGGCAGAAGATCTTCAAAGGCATTGCTGATAACTGGTTTGATAGTTTCAACCACTGGACCTTCAACAGTAGCAGGTGCAAAACGTGAGAGGCAAACgaggcctcatgaaccactgttCGGAttgtctgaagccactagatggtgctttctgttcaagaaatgtgtgaaagtacacttcattgtcagtccttcagcctccACTTAAAAACCAAGAGACTCGTGGCCTCAGAAAATGGGAACCACGGAAAGTGGTTCAAGAGGCCTCATTTACCCATCACTAGGTAGAAACGATGCAAGAACTGTGGCGGCGCACATCGTTAGCACGTGGAAAGTGTGATATTCCACCACATGTGGAGTGCTTCGAGAAGTACCACAATGAGTAGAACATGCATGAAAGATGATGGAATTTAGGGGAAGAAATGTTAtgtagtgtgtgtttttagacgttctaagaaaaaactgtttgctGAGGTTTTGAGtataaaaaaatgagaataaaaaacatttcaaattgtttgttgttttgaaatttATTCAGGGAGAACCTGTAGCTCCatctttttgttattgtttattctgactatattattattttgttattattgtCATTCCTGTGATATAGGTGACATTTGACCTATGTGCCcactggcaacaattgttgccagtcataaaaatgcaatttttccaaaaaaaagtacaaaatggaaataataaatGCATAACTTGATTCAACTCGACTCAACTGATAAAATGACATGCCTTACAACTCTGAAAAAAATTTGGGCACAAATGGGTTAAGGGCCCATtcgcacttttttttccctccctcttttttttaattttttctctttttttttttcacgacCTGGGAGTGCCCCTCGACGTCATGTGCCCCCATGCAACTGCGTGCCATGCGTCATGCGAGTGACGCGTCTGGACAGAAGGGTTGATGATCTCCCTAACGGGCTGACCTATACTGTCTCAGCTGTGGGTGGCGTCGCGTGTGGAAGTTTCTACTGGTGAAACTTGTTGAAAACCCTGTGAGTATGATTCTGCAGGTCAActcacgactctgactctctctttcacgatAAAAAAGGggtaaagaaagaagaagatcatgatgctgggaggttgtttaggtttgtagaggacatgtgttgctgttttgtgtgcagttattgtttgtgctaatctgtttggtaaacaccaaagtgttaaacataggaaATGAAGCGACAAGTAGAACAGAGCGGTGTGGTCTGATCCtgttgaaagttttcagaaactattcgatgagttcacaccggtcggggtGGTTGACAGGACCAAGATATTGGAGTGTTTAGAAGAGTCACCATCGAGCGATGATTTTTGGCCGGTTACACAGTTACAACCGAGTGATCCGAGAACTccgagagaattaaagtttactttaatgcatgcTGGTTTTgcatttgctggttctgtgttaAACGCTGATTGTTACTCCTCACTTGTGCCACAAAACTGGTTGTGaaagggaggcagagagagagacaggcagagagagagagaaagagagcgagagacagaacagagagacagagagaggtggagtgaAGGGTTTGATGATGCGGAGGAAGAACACGGAGTTAACAAAAATAAGCAGGGTTTTTAACTAAAGggaaaggttttcaacctgtttgttttttccatgttttttccatgtttaaaataaagaatccATCAATGAGTCAACAAAGTTGCTTGTTGAGCGGGAAATGTGCAGGGATGGAAGTAACAAATTATAAATACTCATGTGAATGTTATGAAGTGAGTTTTGGCTACTTGTACCTTTATTTTTACAAGTTCGTGATTTTACTCACACTTGCATACAATTTATGTTTGCATACAAACATACTTTGCACTCCTAATTATTTTTCTGACACTGGTACTTTTACGTGtaattgagcattaatcagtgtagcagtatttgtacatGAGTACTAAATTTTCAAaaacctccacctctggaaaGCCCCGCCCAAAGCCATTTGATCAACAGCTCAGTCCATCATGAAAAGCAAAACCAAAATTGAAAGagacaaggaaaaaacacagagatagaaaaggaaaaacatcaaagcaaaagggaaaaaaaccagggcaaaaacaaagacaaaaatactttctttctctttatatttacacatttatttcctTATTTCTAAACAGGTTTATTTGTACTTattaatttcttcatttctctttaTATTGAAAGATTCATTCCCTTATTTTTAAGAGCTTGATTTGTTTATGAATTTATTCCTACTTATATTTAAAcaattatttcttattttttagtagatttatattttattttggcaCTCCTGTGACTCCAAACTCacgggctggttttggcccatgagCCACAGGTTGGACACTGCAGCTATCAAGTCATACTTGTAGAAAATAATTGAATTGTCCACACGTACATATATGTTTCACTTAAAATAAATCTCTCAGCTTGATAAATTTACCTTGCTGCTTTGTCTTCAGTTTGTCCAGCTCAATTTTTTGCAACTCCAGTTCGCTGTCCTTTGCTGCTTGtacccaaaaaacaaaacaaaaaaacacaataaacagagaaaacaatccATGTTGTTAAACGGTACATCAGTGGTTTAAGGTAGTGTCATTacttctctcactgttttacCTTCGTTCTCTCTTTGTAGATCTCTTATTTCATACTTCAGTACAGCCAGTGTTGCGCTCATCTCCCTCAGCACAGCATGGATGTCAGGTGTGCAGCTTTGTTGGTTGTTTGAAGTTTTTGCTGTTTCCTCtccttttgtttcagttttcagcaAATGTGCCTTAATGTCACTGTCAGGCTCTGTagtgagctgagctgcagagacagagcaaaTCAGGagcaacaaagaaagaaaggtctccatctcttctctcAGAAGTTGGTCTGTGTCGGTCAGACTGAAGGTCCTCGATGTCAGTGCAGCCTTAAATAGTGTCCTGGGGTCTGTTTGACTCGAATCTGGtaggaagcaggtttttctcagtcaagcctgaagtttctctctggctccgccccctttcagcaaCAAGgctgttccatttcctcattcattccgtcagctggcgagtttttgtgtagctgaaattggaaattgagatactgcagcacaagttgcaggtgggttcatggtcacaggtgaattatgttcaccATTGGAACATGaacccgtttttttttttttttgcaggaaataaagaagacaaaatgaaatgtgcgtcatgtctgtaaataatctcccgacgaatattcaaatcacgctgcagtaatgccgctcctttatctgcaggatcgctgataaaaggacatga harbors:
- the LOC115385623 gene encoding complement C1q-like protein 2 isoform X2, with translation METFLSLLLLICSVSAAQLTTEPDSDIKAHLLKTETKGEETAKTSNNQQSCTPDIHAVLREMSATLAVLKYEIRDLQRENEAKDSELELQKIELDKLKTKQQALTGELVTIKSRANITENHVEALRRDGEVKKVAFSASVVASGEKYIGPFNTQTTLVFRYVVTNIGNAYNPNTGFFIAPVRGVYHFEIHVGAFGHASHASGAHIVKNGQQVFMAYELQPSGYGSSATGVTLLLEVRDVVFVRLGKNARIYDNVNHHNTFSGHLIFTM
- the LOC115385623 gene encoding uncharacterized protein LOC115385623 isoform X1, with product METFLSLLLLICSVSAAQLTTEPDSDIKAHLLKTETKGEETAKTSNNQQSCTPDIHAVLREMSATLAVLKYEIRDLQRENEAKDSELELQKIELDKLKTKQQALTGELVTIKSRANITENHVEALRRDGEVKKVAFSASVVASGEKYIGPFNTQTTLVFRYVVTNIGNAYNPNTGLCFAGFFIAPVRGVYHFEIHVGAFGHASHASGAHIVKNGQQVFMAYELQPSGYGSSATGVTLLLEVRDVVFVRLGKNARIYDNVNHHNTFSGHLIFTM